The Balaenoptera musculus isolate JJ_BM4_2016_0621 chromosome 6, mBalMus1.pri.v3, whole genome shotgun sequence nucleotide sequence CTGTCGGAAAACAgcccctgggctctgcctggaCAACATTGGGCTCCGTATCAGCCTTCTCCCCACGGGGGGCTCTGGGCAAGCAGGGGCTTTGTCAGCTTGGAGTCATGGCTGCATTTCCATTGCCTAGAAAGAGCTGTCTAGGAAGGGCCCTAATGTGTGGTGAATGCATGAAAAGCTGCCATTATTGCATATCACGTGGCCCAGGCGTCGTGCCTCTGGTTGCACCCCGAGTCGGTGCTCGTTACTGGCATCTCAGGGAGGGGTGACCACAGGCTCGGAAGGGGTTGAAGTGCTGTGCTTATGGTCATGGAGCTGGGAAGTGAAGTGGGAGGTTCAGGACTCAACCCAGGTGGAACGCGAGGCCCAGTGCCCGGAGCCAGGCTCACCTGAAAGGCAGGGAGCGGGTGTCACCCCAGAAGAGCCGGGACATCAAATCCCAAGCCCTGTCACCGGCGTGCTTTATCTCCTTCCCAGAGGGAGGTCACCGTCCCAGTGTACGGAGGACATGACAGCCCACGGCCCGCCACGTCACTCTGAATTTATTACCAGTCGCCACTGAAACATAAACTTCAGGAGGACACTGCTGTGTTCTCTTCGCCGCTTGTACCCCGGGGCCTTGGAACCTGCCCGGCGCGCAGTCCTTTCTGAACGAACGCGGTCTCGCCAGCTCCTACTTGGGGTCTGAGCCCCCAGAGGAGTGAATTACTGCGGATCTGTTCCTGTCGCCCCTACGGGTACCGAGCACCTACCGGGTGCCGGGCGCGGTCTCCGCCCCCGCCCCATAATGCTTTGCGCCCGCCCCCCGCGCCTCTTCCGGTGGAGCCACCTGGTTAATCGAGCGTCGCGCGTTGGCTGCTCGGCGCTCGGCCGGCCGCGCCTGCCCACGTGCTGGTTCCCGGCGTGCGCAGCGGAAGGGGAGAGGGTCGCGCCGGCCGGGGGCAGTGTATGTGTCTGGAGCTGTTGGTCCCGGCGCGGGACGCTGCACCCCGGCTCTCCTCCCCACGAGTAGGACCCCGGAGCGAGCCCCGCCCGACCCCCGAACCTCCAGCCATGGCTTCTCTGCTCGCGAAGGACGCCTACCTGCAGAATCTGGCCAAGAAGAtctgctcccagcccagccccgagCCACAGAAGCGCAAGTCGGGTAAAGCGCAGCCCCCGGCCGGGACTGGGAGGGCTTCGGAAGGGGGCGCCCCTCCACCCCGCAGCGTCCCCACTCCCCTCCGCGGCGGAGGTCGGTGTCTGCCCCACACCGCACCTGAGTAGCCTTCAGGTGGAGTAGACACGTAGATGCGTGAAACAAGCCTGTGAAATACTAGAGGGAAGAATTGTAAGGGATGCTTAAAGGCAACGCCATTTCCCTTACTCGTTGGGGGCATCCGTCTGGGAGTCCGAGAGATTCAGCTGTGCGCCCTCCGGGCTGGAAGCTCGGCTGGGGTTTGGAGGAGGTGACCCCGTGGAACGGTTGCTCTGCCGTTGGGCATCGTGAACAGGCTTAGCCAGCTCTCCACGCTGGGTGGGAAGACAGGTATGAGTGATGatgaaaaaattactttttcatcCCATTACTATGGGCCTGGTGGtggtgtggggagaaggaaggaagaagatggCTTCTGCTAATGGGAGTTTACACGGCAGTGGTGACAAGAGCCCCCTCAGGAGGCAGATACACAAGTAGGTGAAACAGACAATAACTGGCCTGCCCTGGCgcagaggaggggagagtggcAGCGTCTGCCATGGACCTACCAGAGGGAAAAACgaccttttctttttatacaaGGAAAATATGTTCATcgtagaaaaataaagttaagtgAATTTTTTTATCACTCAGTTACTAGTTAGATCTGTATCTTTCTAAAACTTTCTCTGAGTATTTCTCACTGAAACAATTTGGCTCCTACTTTATGTACTcaattctcattttccttttagaatgtaaacattttctgccctcccccaccacacacacttgtgggatcttaggtccccgaccacggattgaacccaggccctcggcagtgagagcgcggagtcctaaccactggaccgccagagaattccctctcAATCTGTTAAAATGAAAGCCTATGCCGTTATTTTTTGTTGGGCACATCGTAGTTTGTTTTGTGGCGGTGCCATCATTATCGCTatagatggatatttaggttttcCTAGTTTTTCACTCAAAAAAGGATGTTATGGTGAACATGCTGAGGCCACGTCTTTCTGCATACCCAGAATGAGTTCTCACAAGCAGACTGCTGGGTCAGCGTGTGGATGTTTTTCAGGGTTTTGATGAGTGTGGCTAGTCTGCTTTCTAGGAAGTTTGTGGCTCTGAGCTCAACGGATGAGGGTCTCCATAACCCCCATCCCGATTAGCTTTTGGCATTCTTCTAGGACCAAAGGCTTTGCAGGACTTTCCTACCTATTGAATGGGTCACAGGGATTGGGTTGGCAGCCCTTTCTCATTTTGTGTTTCAGCTGGCAAAACTCAAGTCTCAGAAGCTGCTGGGCCccccaaaaagaagagaaagagagcacaGAAGAAATCCCGGGAGCGGGAGGAGAAGACTGCAGAACCCAAGGCCCAGGCCCCTGCGGAGAAGTCTCAAGCCAGGACGCCAGTGGCAGccaaggagaaggagggggcCTCCAGCTCCACCGGGGCCCCTGCAGGTGAGGGGGATGGGCAGGGTCGACTGAGATCTGGGACAGATATAAACGTGGTCCTCTCTGGTCGTAACGGCATGATCAGATAGTGTGAGACTTCCCGAAGAACGTGTTTTCAGAGGACAGATCACGGGGCCTCTGGGGGTGGATGGGAATCTCAGGAAGTGCACAGTAGTTTCAGGCCACATAGTAACTGGGATGGCGAGGGGCAAGGCCATGTCCCACTGAGGTCCTGGAGCAGCTTAGCTTGAAGAGCTTTACTGCCCTCACGTCTCTGAAGTGGTGTTGCGAGAGCTGCCTCTGGGTCTGGGGGGCACTGCAGAAGTTGGAAGAAGTGGGAGATGGGTTTGGCCCGCACTACATGAGGATGTCCTGTCCTGGAGGCCAATCCAGCTTGAAGAGGTAGGGTAGAATTCAGTGGAACTGACCTGCAGATCCATGAGTGGTCACTGGAGGGGGCAGTGTATGGAGACTCAGGCTTCGAAGCTGGGCCCTTGGGGAGGGCACAGGAAGGTCGGGGCGTGGGGGAGTTTCCTTTTGGTTCTGTGACTGCTTCTTTGCAGATGGCCTGGCCAACGAGCCTGGCTCTTTATTTGCTTTGGATGTTCTGCGGCAGCGCCTGCATGAGAAGATCCGGGAGGCGCGGGGCCAGGTAGGTGGAGGAGACCTCTGGGTCCTGTGGTGGTTTCCGCACCCTGCCTGGAGAGAAGACGCCCAGGTGCTTGCTGAGGttggccccagctctgccagctgTTATGGGGCTGacagggcggggggtggggggatggggctgACAGGGCGGTGGGGGGGCGGTCAGCCCCTGATCCCGCCCCTGCAGCGGGTGCTGCCAGGGCCTCGGCAGCTCTGTTCTGCAAGACGTCAGGTGTAGTTCTTGTCATCTTGCGGAGCTCGGTCCCCAGGGTCCTCCTCCTGCTGGCCACACTGAGCTTCTGGCTCTTCTGTTCTGCGGCCTTGGAGAGAGGCTCAGCCTCTTCCTTCAGGGAAGCTGATTTTGCTAGCACACCCACACTGGGCGACAATTCCTGCACGTTTGCCCGTCTAAATGCTCGACGGCCCTGTGAGGTAAGCCAGGGCCTGAGATGAGGTGACCAGCCCGAGGTGACAGCCATGGGACGCTCCAGGACCTCAACCAGCCTCAGCGCGGTGGCATCGCCACCCCCCCTTTTCCTGGGACCCTCCCCCAAGCCTCCTGCTGTGTGGGGACAGTCCCCTGGCCCCTGGGACAGGCCCGAGGGCCCTGCCTTCCTGCAGTGGTCCAGAGCACTCTTGTCTGCCCCGCAGGGGTCAGAATCGTGCACTGGTCTGCACGGGTGCAGTGTTCTGACCCAACGCCAAGATCTGGGTGGTGGCCTTGGCTGAGCCCCCTGTCCTTGTCTCTGAAATGATGGAGGACCACAGGTCCCTTATTGGGTCATTGGGGAGACTTAGAGGCACCGTGTTTGGGAAGTGCCCTAGTATGGTAGATGCCTGGGATCCAGAAGGCATGGTTCTCACGGGGTCCCCTTGTCCTTGTTTTGGGTGCACTTTGGGTGCCAGGTCACCTCCGGGTGGAATGCTGCACGTGGCGGGCCCTTTTTCCTGCCCTGATTCCATGTGCCAGGCTGGGGGCCCCGCGGTTGGGAGAAGCTTACGAGCGAGCACCTGCTTGCGCCACAGGGCAGCGCCGGGGAGTTGTCTCCCGCCGCTTCGGAGAAACGACGCCGGAGGAAGCAGGAGCGCGACCGGAAGAAGAGGAAGCGGAGGGAGCTGAGAGCAAAGGAGAAGGCGGCCAAGGCCCCCGAGGGGGCGGAGGCCGCTGAGCCGCCTCCCGAGGCGCCCCGCGAGGAGGCGCAGGCCCGGCCGGGGCTGCTCTTCAATAAGGTGAGCGCCGCGTGGCCGTCGGGCGGGCGGAGGTGGCCGCAGTGCGCGGGCCCCGGGCGGGCGGGAAGCGGCGCTCGGCTCACATCGCCCTCTTCCCCCGAGGTGGAGGTGAGCGAGGAGGAGCCGGGCAGCAAGGCGCAGCgcaggaaggagaagaggcagAAGCTGAAGGGGAACCTGACGCCGCTGACGGGCAGGAACTACCGACAGCTGCTGGAGCGCCTGCAGGCGCGGCAGGCCCGGCTGGAGGAGCTGCGGGACCAGGACGCGGGCCAGGCCCGGGAGCTCGAGGCCAAGATGCAGTGGACCAACGTGCTGTACAAGGCTGAGGGCGTGAAGATCCGCGACGACGAGCGCCTGCTGCAGGAGGCCCTGAAGCGCAAGGAGAAGCGGCGGGCGCAGCGGCAGCGCGCGTGGGAGAAGCGCACGGCGCACGTGGTGGGGAAGATGCAGCGGCGGCAGGACAGGCGGCGGCAGAACCTGCGCGAGAAGAAGGCGGCCAGGGCCGAGCGGCGCCTGGAGAAGGCCCGCAAGAAGGGCCGCATCCTGCCCCAGGACCTGGAGCGGGCCGGCCTGGCCTGAGGGCCCGGCGGAGAGCGGACGCCGCCGCGTGCTTAAGAGCCTTCAGATCCGGGGGAGGGGTGACCCAGATCCGGGCTCTAGGCTCCTCTTGTGAGGCCGGAGCGCTCCCTGAAGGTTGCGGGGTTGGGGGGCGAGGGTgcagtgaggagggagggggtgtctgggggggcttccctggcgccCTCTTCCTCTCCCGTGTTCACAGGAGCAGGAACTGCTGTGTCTGCCCCAAACTCACTTGGAAAGGACAAAACCCAGCTCCTGTAGCCTGAGTTGAAGTGGAGTTGACGGGCTCGGTAACTGGGAGAAGGCGGGGCCGTCCTCAGGCTGCCTGGAATTGAGTTATTCGAAGTTAATTTCGAAGGTGGGTGAAACCTAGAATTTAAGGTAAACATGCACATTAAAAATCCTAAGGTAACCACTAAAAGATAGAAACGGTGTTAGTGAATGAGCAGGAGGAACAGCGGAGTGGGGTAGACAGTTACCGATCtagggggaggcaggagagaaagaGTAAAACCTAGAACCGAGCGAGGCCGATGGAGGGTGCACAGTCAGAGGCCCAGTTAAGTCCACGCCCGCAGGCAGCCGGGATGAATGCACGGGACAAAACtcagtgaattttatggtatgtggattatatttcagtaaaacttaataaaatttttttgactaAACTCCAGTTAAGAAACAGATGGTAACCCAAAGGAAGCTGGTGTGGTTGTATTATAAGAAAAAGACTTCAAGGTAAAAGGCACTAGTAGAAAAAAAAGTCGCCACATAACGAAAGGGGTGCAGATCACCTGGAAGGTAGAACAGTCCTGCACCAGGAACAGCTTCAAATCTGTCCAGCAGAAACTGACCCACTACAAGGAGAAATCAATTCACAAACCAAAGTGGGAGATTTTTAACATCTCCGTTAGGAATTGATACACCAAGGAGACAAAATCAGATGCATAGGGAAGGTTTCAACGAGAGCGTTTGTAAGCTTGATCTGATGGACACACAGAACGGTGTTATCTAAAAACAGTGtgtaccgggacttccctggtagtccggtggttaggactctatgcttccaatgcagggggtgcgggtttgatccctggtcagggaactaagatcccatatgcctcaggatgcagcaaaaaattaaaaacaaaacaaaacagtatgtacCTCAAGCGCACATGGAACAGTGGTGAAAACTGACCACCTCCTAGTCCATAAAGCAAGTCATAATTCAAAGAATCGGCATCGTATCTGGCTGTAGAACGATTTAAAAACTTCAGAGGTAATTGTTAAAGTTTCCTGTTTGGAAGTTtaaaaacacacttctaaattaCCTGTGAGTCAAAGAATAATCCCTAATGGATATTAGAGAATGTTTAGGACTGAAAGATAATGAAAGTGCTGTGCGTTAAAATTTGTGGGCCACAGCTAAGGCAGTGCCAAAAGCACTTTATAGCCTTAAAAGTGTGCTCATGTGGATCTATTCTTGGTTATACATCTTCGGAAGTGATTGCGTCATGCAGCACAACTTCCTGCCATCTTGCTTGACGTAGCGCCTCATTCCAGGATGTTGTCCCACTCTCTCTGCGCCCAGCAGTTACTCCCGAATTACTGTCCGTATGTTGCAGTCAGAGTTGGGAGACTATAAACCCCCTGTGGAAATTGCAGGAGCATCTCAAAAGGCCTGGTGGACGTGTGTCATTGGGtgctccccctcttcccctgaAGCCTGGAAGTCCAGGAAGCTTGCCCCTCCGACCTGGAgtgctgctgtgtccccagcttcAAGTAGCTGGTGTGCAGGGTGAGCAGATGGTGCTTT carries:
- the SURF6 gene encoding surfeit locus protein 6, with amino-acid sequence MCLELLVPARDAAPRLSSPRVGPRSEPRPTPEPPAMASLLAKDAYLQNLAKKICSQPSPEPQKRKSAGKTQVSEAAGPPKKKRKRAQKKSREREEKTAEPKAQAPAEKSQARTPVAAKEKEGASSSTGAPADGLANEPGSLFALDVLRQRLHEKIREARGQGSAGELSPAASEKRRRRKQERDRKKRKRRELRAKEKAAKAPEGAEAAEPPPEAPREEAQARPGLLFNKVEVSEEEPGSKAQRRKEKRQKLKGNLTPLTGRNYRQLLERLQARQARLEELRDQDAGQARELEAKMQWTNVLYKAEGVKIRDDERLLQEALKRKEKRRAQRQRAWEKRTAHVVGKMQRRQDRRRQNLREKKAARAERRLEKARKKGRILPQDLERAGLA